The Rhea pennata isolate bPtePen1 chromosome 5, bPtePen1.pri, whole genome shotgun sequence nucleotide sequence cCTAGACCATGATACATTGAGAAGAGTGAAGTATGACACTACTGAATGATAAAATATCATTAACATTAGCACctatcttttctttgaaattcctAGACAAATCTAGATGGTAGGATGACATGCATACACGAGACACAAAAGAAAGCTTATGTACAATGATCCCACTTTTGCGATAAAGCTCTCATATGgcatataaaacaaacacaccTGTGCCACAAGCTGTATcaccaaaacttttttttttttttttaactaagacTTGAAAACTACCAGTTTGATGTTGAAGGCTCCTGTTTACATATCTAGTTGCTCACTGTTCATCCTGAATTAAGTTAGCAACAATgcttctacttttaaaatgcacagagCTAGACTGAAGCTTCCACACTACCTGAGATGTCAGAAAGACGACTTCCTTTAGCTGGGATAATGACTGTGCTCTACTATGTTGTTGTCATAAACCAGTAACCTTGCACTGTCTATCACAGTTCAGATATGAGCTACTCACCCCTGCAGCAAAGTGTTTGCTGAGTAACCTGCCCTGCAGCTTTCAATCAGTTTGTGTTTTCTCCCCTGCTCTATGGAAATTTCCTGATTTGACCTAAAGCACGTTTTAGCTTTATATGCTTGCATATTGGATCAGGTACAAATAAGATGAAGTCCAGttcacatttctgaaatctCCTCATGAAAATGTGAATGTTAAAGCTCTCTTTTCACCATAATGCCTTCGAATACAAAGTCTCCTGGCAGAATATTCTAAAATAGATGAGACAACAATAGCACAAAAGGTGCTATCTTGCATTTTTCCATATAAAACAACCATCTCTAATGACAGGGGGAAGGGCATTGAAACTACTGTCTATCTTTTTTCAATGAAGATAATTTCTCATCTCAATAAATCTTGTGATGGAATCAGAACTCAGGATCTTCTGTTGGGATATTCCAAGAGAAACACCGATTATAAAGCCTAGATAACTTTTCTCAGTTTAAAACTCCCATTCCAATAAATCTTAAAGTATTATATTTTGCTatatcttgtattttttcccaCCAAATAATTGATCAATGGGTAAAAAATGGTACCTTCCTACCTGAGGGTGGTTACCAAGGCAACAAACAACTCTACATGTAGACTTGCTGAATGGCAAACCAGAAGACAAGAGGCACTTTTGAAAACGTTTAGattgaaataaaacactatGACATTTATGGCAAGACTGATGTATAAGAACCCAGAAATATAAGTCTTGTTGGACTATGGCTGTTGTTTCACTAGCAAATCTCACATTATGACTTGGAAACCTAGACTGCTTCATGGATAGCATCACTGAACAGCAATCTCTAGCTCAAGAGCCAGAAGAGTGGGTTCTTACATTATCAGATTTAGAGGCTACCAACTGGgaaacttcaaaaagaaagacaatTTATGTTACTTCCCATGCAGTCTGGCAAGCAATgcaaaaaacactaaaataatttttatttagagtAGGCCCTCTGGAAATATTTGTGATAAAAGAGTCAGAAGACAGACAGATGAAATTAAGAATAAATGTAGTAACTGATAATCAATGctcacatttcagaaaaaggtgCAAGAAACAGTTAAGGAACAACCTGCTCATAACAAAGCTCCTTATTAATTTCAGTTAGAGGCTGGATTACaggtaatattttatttactaaatgcaattgcaaatatttgcaagaaACACATAAAATCTAATCTTTTATGACTTTCTACTGATCAGCATAATATTGTTTGctgtaatttcaaaagaaaaattccacaagaaatgtttctcttaaaatttaCGCTATGCAGCCATAGTTTCTGTCTCACCTCATAATTATTCAATTTACATAAAGGTTTCTTGCAAAGGACCTTGTAAATTGTGTATCTTATCAATAATAAACCCATGTCGATAACACAGTcatcttctttgcttttccctttagAGCAGTAGAGCTAGGCAACATGTACTTTCAGAATTTCTACTCTTAGCAAAAGAAACAATAGCTAAAGACACTCTTCCCCCCTCACGCAACAGTAATCTGACAATTGCATCTTGTTTTAAAGTAGCAGCAAAAAGATGTGGATACAGTAATAAGTACAAGGTACTACTGTGGCATTCTTCTCCATACCTCCATTTTGAAAGATTGTTAAGTTCTTTTGATTATTGTAGGCCATACACTTTCAAAGGCAAGTATTTAACATACAAATCTTAGTGTTCTTCATATTCATGATTTTATGACAGacactttttaattaaagcaatattaaaaCTTCTTTCTACAGACATTATGCTCCTCCTTTCCTATGCATGTAATGTACCCAAGTTAAACAAGTTCCCAATCCTACatttactgtattattttatttacaaagcaTACTCAGATGTATAAGGTCAAGCACATAACTAAGGAGGTAGGATCTGGGCTCGCATTTTCTCCAATATAACACTAGAAACtctacaggaaaggaaaaatacatccATCTCTTAGTTACCATTCAGAGGTGAATCTATTCCACAAAACAGCATATATTTTCCTAGAGTAAGTATCAGCAATAATTTTGAAGGTGAGTACAGGCTGAAGGGTGAATGACAAGtttctttaaagagaaacaaaccaaaaaaaaaaatcattgacatcatcatattttaaaatccctACTTAGGGAACAGTTGTACTAGGGCAGATACGTGCACCTATGTccctgcagagaaaaaagaataatgctGCTACCCTGAGGACTCTTCACCAGGGCTGATAGATCATCTTGTTTTGCATTCAACTATCAAAGATATAAAGGTATAAACAATCGCTAAGCTATGATGCTGCAGCGTGGAAGGCTTATAACACGAGTGGCAGGAAGAGGGTGAGTGGGATGTAGTGTTCAGTCTCTTTCCAATTAGAGTTAAGAGACAGCAAAAGAAACTAACAGGGAGATGCAACTGGACATATTAAGTTGCAGGATGCATCAGCTGGAGGCAAACAggtaagtaatatttttaaacaataccTGACATCACACAGAACTTCCCAGAACAGAGCTGGATGGATGGGAAGGGTGGGTTTATTACGGACACACAATGCCAAGCCAGTGTAATAAAAGCTATCTGATGAATTCATGTATagagaagaaataggaaagaaaactaaagaCTCCAGGAGAGAAGCTGACAACTACTGTGATCACTAATTCTAAGCATCAAGCCTGGAGGGACATACACCCTGCCACGAACAGAAACTTTGCAAGACACTCAGAAGTGTCCTAGCTTTTGTAGATCAGAAGCAAAGCATACTTCAAGATGCAAATCCcagccaaatatttttctgcatcaAGTGAGCTCCCGGTGCAACACACCCACTGACCATACCGAAGAAGTACAGTATAAGAAAGCTGCAACACCTAAAAAAATGTTCCCTGACAACTTCTGGCAGAAGAGAATGTCTGTGCCTTAAAGCTAAAAACGTCTGGGCCATGATTCCTCAGGAATTTAAAGGAGGGAAAGATTTCCCAGTTAATACTGCTTCTGAACTTCCTATTCAGcaattttcctattaaaaacaCTCACGCTGTTAATTCTTATTTCCTCCTTATGCGTTTATCCTTAATTTGATATccaacttctctctctcttttttttttaatagtcttattttccttcctactTCATCCCAGCAGCGCTTGTCACTCCTCCTTACGGCCGGCACTGCAAATTTTGACCCTGCGGTGAAGTCGAGCTCCCCGCCTTCGGGCGGGCTGCCCCGAGCCGCCTCTACCCCTCCGCACACCCAAGGGCGGCAGGGGGGGCGTCTTCAGGCGGTGCcaccccgcgccccggccgccaCCCCGCGGGgtgccccgctccccgcgcccgccgccgcctccgcggcgccccccgccgccgcctcgcagCCAGGCGGCGCCCGCAACGCTGTCAGCGCCCGGATCCCAGGCGGCAACCGGCAGCCTCCGGTTCCgggccgccggccgcctcccgcgggcggcagcgcggggcgctCCGCGGGCccgagcccccgcggcgcggcgcggcaggaGGAGgcgcgcggggctccgcggccgcccgcaGGGtccggcgcggcgcgcagggGAGCGGCCtgccggccgggcgcccgcgggccgggggcgggggaggCCCGTTACCTGCGGCAGGCGGGCCGCgctccccgctccgcgccgctccgcgccgtcccggccctgccccgcccGGCCGAGCTCCTcctggcggccgccgccgccgccctcacCTGCCCCGCGGAtccgcccgcgccccgctccgctccctgCGCCGCCTCAGGCCGGCTCCGCAAGATGGCGGCGCTTCCGGGAGAGACCACGGCGGGCCCGAGGGcaggggccgggccgccgcgctcctcccccgccgcccgccgcccgcgccggccgccgccgcgctgcttCCCCCGGCGCCTGCGGCGCGGTGCGCtcgcccgcccccgcccggcgcggcgcggcccgccaTGGGGCTGGCGGGGGCGCtgggcgccggcgcggcgcggctgctCTTCTACCCGACGCTGCTGTACACGGCGGTGCGGGCGCGGCTGCCTGGCTCCCGCCGGCCCTGGTTCCACCGCATCGACGGCGCCGTGCTGCTCGGGGCGCTGCCGCTGCGGGGCCGCAGCCGCACGGTAAGGCGggcgcggcgcgccgggccgggccgcgccgggccgggccgggccgggccgcgccgggccgggccgggccgggccgcggcgcctgACGGTGCTTGTGCCCGCAGCTGGTGGCGGAGGAGAAGGTGCGCGCCGTGCTCACCCTCAACGAGGAGTACGAGACCcgcttcctctgctgctccgCGCAGGTGAGCGCCGcgcccgggcccgcggcggccgcgggcccaCGGCTGTTCCTCGCCCGGGGGAGGCGAGGGTGCGGCGCCGCCTGGCATCCCCGGCGGCAGCCCCGAGGGCCGCTAACGGCAAGCGGAGACTTGGCTTCTCCGGGCTTGGCCAAGTTCTAAGTGTGTGACAGCGCTAAGGTTAGGGCTACAACGGCAGAGGAGTGGAGCATTAACTGTACGTGTGTTGctgtaaaaatatgaaaaggccTTTTCAGGCCGAGAACAAACCCATCTCACCTTCTTTCCTTTAGCTGAAACACGTCGTCTCAGTTTTCCTTCAGTTCCCTTTAACTAaagctttctgtgttgtttctGATTCCAAGGACTAACACTGCAAAATCTGCTTGCAATATTGCTGTATTTCCCCAAAGTCTTCAGAGGggtcatgtttttctttttgggaaataagaaaatgctAACTGAATCTACCGTGCTTATTTCAGGAATGGGAGGCAATGGGAGTAGAGCAACTGCGTCTCAGCACTGTGGATCTAACTGGAGTTCCCACCTTGCCAAACCTCCACCAGGGCGTTGAATTCATACTGAAACACCGAGAACGTGGTAACAGTGTTTACGTGCACTGCAAGGCAGGGCGTTCCCGCAGTGCCACCATGGTGGCAGCATATCTAATTCAAGTAAGAAGGGTTCTGTACTAAATGGGGTTTACGTTCATACACTCTGGGCAAGTAAGTGTTCAGAGATGGCCTTGTGTCtataacttgatttttttcaggaatccTAAGCATGTACAATTGCATAAAGCCCATAATTTTACTGAGTTTAGACTGGAGACCCTTTTGAAGAAAAGGATGTAGCTAGGTCCCACGTATATGGTGTTGTCTGTTTTGTAGAAGATGGCAAATACAAGGTCAAGGAACAAGTGAAACTTGTATTTGCTGAACAGCTTCCTTTGACAATATAGCTTATCTCTGCACACTTCATTCATTTGTGCTTATATTACCAGCTAATGCTTCCTGGTAGTGAGATAGTGGTGAAGTTGCAATGGAGCTGCCACTGTAAGTAATCTTTTCATTCATATGTACAGTCTGCCTCTGACAGCTCTGTTACTAGCACAGACAGTGGCAAAAAGGTTTGATGTTACAGGACAGAAATTGCTGTTGACAGGAAACTTTGAAACATGCAGTCTCATAGTTGCTGGTTCTGTCAGATTAGTCAGACTTCAAGAAGCTGTTTGGTTTACTGGGCCGCCAATAAAGCACATTCTGATCAGGTTTTGAATGATTCTGCTGTTGATAATTCTTTTTAGGGAGGATTAGTTGGGAATAACACTCATATAAGGGTAAATTTACTAAATGAGCAGctaaacttccttttttcttttgttcagacTTTTTCCCTATTTACCCAAAATGGTGAGCACCtctaaaaatgtaattcagGATCATGAGAAGTAACTTTGGCTTTGAGTTCCTCTGCAGATCCAACTGTGTAAGCtagctctgaaaataaaatcccacCTGTGGATCCTTCTCTTAAGAGTTTTTAAACACTCCctggaaaaatctttccttagTAATGCATGAAAGTGCTGGAGCAAGGGGAGTACTACtaaagaggttaaaaaaaagtgtccttTTCCTTCAGGCTGGTGGGACTAGGGCAGGAAACTACTTGCATAATGGAAGCATGAGAGAGAGATAAGATGAGAGCTCCTAGcatcaaatgtttttctttttttcactgaggGACTCATTTGTGAATTTGCATTGACTTTCAGGCTCCTCTAAGAGAGGGACGAAAGGAGCAAGTTTTCTAACTGAACTCTTACGTTGTCGTAGCCTCCATGAAAGCTCCATTAACCTGTGCAAGGATAGAACAGATTTTCACATGCAGTGTTTCTGCCTTTTCAGTTGCATCACTGGAGCCCTCAGGAAGCAATAGAGGCTATTGCCAAGATCCGTCCACACATCCTCATTCGACACAAACAGGTCCAGGTCCTGGAGGCATTTTATAGGAACATAATTGCTGGGACAACTGCGAAGTGTCAGTAAGAACAGTAAAAATCTCAGTGTCTcagctcctttaaaaaaaaccttggATCTTAATGAACTAACAGGCTCAAGTGTTGTATTACCCAATTATCAATAAAGAAGTTTTCACAATACACTGCTTTGCAGGGGAGGTTGGGCAGTTTCATTAATGCTTCTCTCCTTATGGCTAGTCCTAGTTCTTTTAAAGCCCCACAGTTTTCTCCCACATACAACATCAGTGCAGAGCCAAACTGCCATCCACAAAATGTTCTGTAGTACTTGCAGGAAAGGAAGAGTAAACCATGTCTCAGCAGAGACTTTATTCACTTTCTCACCCAAAGGGCTACAGTGCCAGAAAGGGGTAGGAGGAAGTGGACTTAATTCCATCTTTCACCAACACTATGTTACAAGTTGGGATTCCCTGTACAGACAAGAAAGCAAATGCTCTTAAGAATCATCTCCCTCTTTAAGCTAGGTGACAGAACAGTGGAAAGCAGCTTCCCAGTTTGTTACCTCTTCTCTAGGAGAAGTGCTGAAGCATACAACCCACTCAGGGTTCGGGCTCAGCTCTGGAATCTGTCCACTGTAAATATCATTTCTACCAGTCCCTCCTGCTGCTACAGGGACACAGGAATGTTCAAATGGGGACTTCCCAGGAGGACAGACATGGCACATTTACTCTCCATGACTGGTAACGGCAGCAATGCAGTCTCCTGGACAGTTAAAACTTCCAGTCTGGCCCAAGAAGGAGGTTGTCCATATGCTATAGGATTTGTTATTGGTGGATAGTTCCAGGCTAAAAAAGCCACTTGCTGGAGTTCTGGCCCCTAACACAAGCCGCTTATTATCAAGGGATCACAGTAATAGCGTTCAGTCCACCTGAAACCTAAGATGTAGCAGTTCAACTTTAATAGTGCTATGTAAGAGAACAGGCCCACAGCCAGATGGCTGGTGCTTCCTCTGCGCAGGTATAGAGGATGGGCTGTTTATTGGATGCTGTGAGCTTGTAGTAATTGGAAGTGGTGCTGAAGATGTTGGGTGCCTCTGAGGTGCACTGCAGAACATCTTTGCTGGCCTTTCTACCACTTGGCCTGTTTTTCCCTCCTAGGCCAGGACAAACTGCAGGTTAGTGAGCAGCACTTTGATGCCACTTGTGACTGTTACAACAGAGGTGGCTGGGTTAAGTTTAAAAGTATTTGCATCGCCTTTTTTATAGCGGTCTCGAAAAACATAGATGCTCCCATTGCAGCTAGCAATTTTCCAGAGGGATGGTACTGAGCTCCAGGCATCTGGCAAGCATAGCCGGGTGAAGCTATCCAGTAAGGGATTGTAGCATAGCAGCGAATCCCCCTCAGCTACAATGAACACCACATCCTTGTGTACAGCAGCATGCATGCGGCCTGCAAAAGGCAGTACATATGGCTTCACGTGGCATTTCTCTGTGTTGGTATCATAGCACTGAATAAGCCGAGAGGGCTTGGTGAAGAAGTCCAAGTcattctcttcccctcccagcAGGTAAATGACACCGTTAAGGTTTACACCTGCAGCCCCAGATACCGCCACTTCCAACTGGCTGGTCTCTGTCCATACATTGTCTCGTACTCTGTAATATATGACAGCATTAGAGAGAGTGTCCTGCAGAGTTTTCCCCCCCAGTGAATATATAGCATCCTTGCTTGGCACGGAGACAAGGGTATGTTGGAGCCGGTCACGAGGCAGAGGGGCACACCATTCCCAGTCTATAGTTGCGTTGTTGCATTTCCACATGCGTCGTGGAATGGAGCCACCGACAACATACAGATCACTACCATGCTTGCAGGCTGCAGTGATCTGGTGACACAGGCTGTTCTGGCCACTCACACTTATGGAGTCATCATCAGCACAATGCAGAGAGACAGCAAGCGAATGCGTACGTGATGACTCCTTCCCAATCAGGTAGATGTGAACATTTTCTCCAATCACCTGACAGAAAAGAGGAATGTGTCAGCTTCAGCAGAACTCAGGCACATTCACACAAACATCAGTGATGTCTAAGATTGACTCTTTCAGTGTTTTAGGACCTCCTTGGGAGCCTGTGGTGTGTGACCTGCTCCCATCACCTGCCACCCTAGAGCACTCAGGATTCAGAACCTCAAAGCCTTTTCAAGTTAAAGTCACTCCTCATCTCTGATCTAGCCAAGTGAGCAACATCGTTCATTTGAATCCTAGCATCTGCAGCTTAATTAAAGGCTGGTCACATCACTGAGCAAGTAGAGTCATTGCAAGGGGAATGCCAAACGCAAAGATTTCTGAACGGGCTCTTCAATAACTGGGCATCTAGTGAAATGAGCTACTCATGGCATGGCCCTAATCACTGGTAATAACAGCATGAAGTTGAAGAAGCTGTCACTGAGGTTTCTATTTATGACAAACATTCCTCGCACAAGCAGCAAGAATTGCAATGGCAATTCACGTTTTGCAACTTTCAAGTCACACCTGTGAGCAGAAGACCCTTTCCTCAGGAAGTGCAAAACCAGAAATACTACACCAACCCCAGAACAGAAGGTCTTTTAATACCTTCAGGCTCGATCGCAGCGTCTCTGAAAAGCCTGCTCGCTCTTCCTTGTTGAAGTTGATCCAGGTTTCTATGGCAACTGTTGGATTCTGAGAACATGGAACGCCATCTGTGGGTTCAGGGACAGAAAGGAATTTATCGGATTTACACAAAAATCAAAGAGATATGCACCCATGACCCTCCATTCCTCCAAATCCTTCTGGCCATCCAGCCACAAATGCTAGAGTGGAAGAAGAGACAAAGGTTTACAGATTTTGGCAGACATGATCAGCACTGCCAGCCAGGTATCTACATCAGATCTCCTTGGTTAAATATCAGAAGACAGAGCTgccagattttaaatattttggatgaATTTCAACAAAGGAATCtatgtcagagaaaaaaaagggcaggAAAGAGACTTTACATGCTCTCTCATTTAAGCAAAGAGATTCTCTTATTTGAGAATTACAGCAGCTGCACTTTTTGGATCCCCAACTGCTCCTGCAAGCTAATCTAGCAAAGGATGATTTACAAAAATTTGTCTTCGGTATACACTTCTTCAGATAGTTGACCCTCAAGACTGAGTATTTGCTCTTGCCGCTATCCTGTCAGCATTTGGAAATCTCATGTACTATGGTCATCTACTGTAGCTTTCCTTAGCAGTGTGACAATAGGAAACATCCTACACTTCACAGACTATCAGATTTCTGTTTGCTTCCAGACATAACGGAAAGTTTTGGTTATGTCATAAGCTATTGTATCATCATCATTAACAACAGTTTTTAGGTATTTGTTTCTAGTCTGAAAGCCAGCTAGCTGCCATAACATTAACAATCACATCTGTATTCATTCAGAAACTTCCCCTGAAGCTTCTCCGATTTTGTAATCTGCTCTCTCTAAAAGGCCCAAATTCAATGATGCAGAAGTCATCACCCAAATTCCAACACTTTTCTCTAtatgggaagaagaaagggaaagaaaggcagTATTTTGAGCTTGCTTATTAGTAAAAGGGATTTCTGTAAACTGTTCATTGGATATAGTAGCCTGGCCAAAGTGCATAATTGGAAAAGTTGTGATCTAGGACcaatttcaaaatcaaaacaaaaggtaagctttataaacaaatacagtcatgaaatttattttaatccttGCCACTAATAGCTTTCTCTCTTTAATTGCCCATTAACTAAATCAACACACAGgaattacaagagaaaaaaatgattctatTCCATAACTAAATAAGGAAATAGATGatgcatgaaaaaaatttattaaGCAATTAGTTTAATTTAAGACCACAAACACTAAAGATGGCCATCTTAAAACAATGATTATTGCTTGGCATCACCTACAAAAACCCATAAAAATGGAACTGTATTGCAGCATCATGGACAAGTTTTAAAGCCCTGGCTGTATGCTACTAGGGCAGCACAGAATCTTTAGGGATTGGTGGAAATTGGACTAAGTTGTTTGTTGAAGGGTACACAGATCCTTCACAACATTGACCTACTGCAACCCTTACTGTAGAAGTTACAAGAAGGATAATTACTATATTACTTAAGATTTTACAATACTTCTAGTTGAGTCAGCTGAGTGCCTAGCCTAAATAATCCTAATGATTAGATTCAACTGGTAACAACACTAACAGAAGTCTAGAAATACAGCTTGTTGAGTTGTTGCATTACTATGTAAAAtgattaagaattaaaaaaagagacttcaattaaatttttgatatggcttttcttttcattttaatgcaaacaaaaagtCAACAAATTGTTGAAAATTAATAAGCTGTGTTTAAGAAATTTGTAAGCATGGATTCCTTGTTCtcacaaaaatatgaaagattgCATGCTGCTTACCTGTTGCCTCAGGAACTGCTGGGAATTACAAGCATTCCCTATGTCCCTTTTAAGTCTTTTCTTCCTAAGACTCTGCTTTATAGCTTAATCACTTCATGACTAGTGACAGTGAACAGTTTTCTCTGATGAAATTATGCAcaatgttttgctttgcttagcTAAGCCTCCGAATAGATAGTGATTATGACAGCTTGTATCTTTCCATCTGTCTTGGTTATTCAGTCCTTGCCACACTCATACTGTGGTCTCAAGTCTCTCTCCACATTCACACTCTAACTAGTCTCGCAAACTCCTTACCTGTAAGGATGTCTGTCAATAGGCGGAGAGGTAGATGCAGAAACTCCTCTGTGTCCTGGAGCTGAGACAAATGTGACTTGGCACAGTGTTTGGCAGCTGTGTAGAGCTCCATGTCACTGTGTTGATCTGCCAACCACATGACCTGCAGACAGTTCCTAACCTGCACCGTTCGGGCCAGAAAACGGGAGCATTCTTCAAAAAGGGCAGTTAACTGGTACATGTCTGCCACTTCATAGGtttcctgcagctcctctgccctcaGCTTTACAGTCCCATGGTAAATATAGTCCACAAGGAGCTGAAAGACACTCTCACTAACATCCTGCAGCTCAATCACCCGGTTGTGGGCCTCCTTTAAGTTGGAAGTGAACATGGAACGAAAGAAGCAACTCTGAGCCGAGAGGACCAAACGGTGCAGCTGGAATTCTTTGCCTTCCACTGATATTGTAACATCGGCAAACAGCTCATCCTCCAAGCACAGTTTCATAATACCCTGAGCCACACGGCCTGAGTGGGAGCGATCAGTGAAGGTGTAGTTCACAAAGTAGTTCTCTTCTGTGGAGGAGCCTCCAGTCTCTTCTGATGAGTCCATGGTGCTGCACAGATCAGACCTCCAGCAATCTGTAAAATCACAGCAGTTATAAGACTTTCTCTCTCCACTAACAAGATTATGCAGTAGTCCAGGGTTCAGGGAAAAAATCTAAGATATTGGTAAGAGGCCAGCATATTTTAGATTGACTACAAATAGCACTGCCAGAAACTTCTGTGTGAGATTTAGAATCTCAAACAAATGAGAAATTGGCAtgattaaaattataaaatataccAAACTTCCAGTACAGTCAGCATCACATCCCAGCAAAATTAGAAGACATGCCTATCTTTTCACCACTTGTTTCTCTGAcacaaagaaatgcagcaaCAGTTATTCAGGTGGAAAATCCAGCAAGCACACTAGGAAACTGGCAAAGCCAACAGAATGTCGCAGTAGTTCACATCATCAGTAGCAGTCAATTACCATCCAGAAACAGCATCATGAATTTGTGCAGTGGTATCAAATAAGGCGAGTTTGTTTTTACCAAAAAAGAGACATAAAAAGCCGCCAGACATAACCACCAGTCCTTCAAACCAAGAAATGAAAAGCCTGCCAAGTAACTGACGGTCATATTCAGTTTGCTAACGTGCCAGATATCTTCAATATGCAAAACAACACTCTAGACGTTGTTAGCCACTGTT carries:
- the PTPMT1 gene encoding phosphatidylglycerophosphatase and protein-tyrosine phosphatase 1, which translates into the protein MGLAGALGAGAARLLFYPTLLYTAVRARLPGSRRPWFHRIDGAVLLGALPLRGRSRTLVAEEKVRAVLTLNEEYETRFLCCSAQEWEAMGVEQLRLSTVDLTGVPTLPNLHQGVEFILKHRERGNSVYVHCKAGRSRSATMVAAYLIQLHHWSPQEAIEAIAKIRPHILIRHKQVQVLEAFYRNIIAGTTAKCQ
- the KBTBD4 gene encoding kelch repeat and BTB domain-containing protein 4 isoform X1; amino-acid sequence: MKGGAADCWRSDLCSTMDSSEETGGSSTEENYFVNYTFTDRSHSGRVAQGIMKLCLEDELFADVTISVEGKEFQLHRLVLSAQSCFFRSMFTSNLKEAHNRVIELQDVSESVFQLLVDYIYHGTVKLRAEELQETYEVADMYQLTALFEECSRFLARTVQVRNCLQVMWLADQHSDMELYTAAKHCAKSHLSQLQDTEEFLHLPLRLLTDILTDGVPCSQNPTVAIETWINFNKEERAGFSETLRSSLKVIGENVHIYLIGKESSRTHSLAVSLHCADDDSISVSGQNSLCHQITAACKHGSDLYVVGGSIPRRMWKCNNATIDWEWCAPLPRDRLQHTLVSVPSKDAIYSLGGKTLQDTLSNAVIYYRVRDNVWTETSQLEVAVSGAAGVNLNGVIYLLGGEENDLDFFTKPSRLIQCYDTNTEKCHVKPYVLPFAGRMHAAVHKDVVFIVAEGDSLLCYNPLLDSFTRLCLPDAWSSVPSLWKIASCNGSIYVFRDRYKKGDANTFKLNPATSVVTVTSGIKVLLTNLQFVLA
- the KBTBD4 gene encoding kelch repeat and BTB domain-containing protein 4 isoform X2; translated protein: MDSSEETGGSSTEENYFVNYTFTDRSHSGRVAQGIMKLCLEDELFADVTISVEGKEFQLHRLVLSAQSCFFRSMFTSNLKEAHNRVIELQDVSESVFQLLVDYIYHGTVKLRAEELQETYEVADMYQLTALFEECSRFLARTVQVRNCLQVMWLADQHSDMELYTAAKHCAKSHLSQLQDTEEFLHLPLRLLTDILTDGVPCSQNPTVAIETWINFNKEERAGFSETLRSSLKVIGENVHIYLIGKESSRTHSLAVSLHCADDDSISVSGQNSLCHQITAACKHGSDLYVVGGSIPRRMWKCNNATIDWEWCAPLPRDRLQHTLVSVPSKDAIYSLGGKTLQDTLSNAVIYYRVRDNVWTETSQLEVAVSGAAGVNLNGVIYLLGGEENDLDFFTKPSRLIQCYDTNTEKCHVKPYVLPFAGRMHAAVHKDVVFIVAEGDSLLCYNPLLDSFTRLCLPDAWSSVPSLWKIASCNGSIYVFRDRYKKGDANTFKLNPATSVVTVTSGIKVLLTNLQFVLA